A segment of the Acidimicrobiales bacterium genome:
TCCGCAACGACACCCCGTTCGAGCTGCGGATCCTCGCCTCACCCGGCTCCGGCGGCTGGACCCCGGTCGGGGTCGTAGGTGCCGCGTCCACCGTCGAGGTGCGCGACGTCATCGACCACGGACGCTCGTGGACCTTTGCGTTCAGCTACGCCGGCGAGGACGGCGGCACCGTCACCGTCGAGCGGACCGACCTCGTCTCGGCCGGATGGGAGCTGGTGGTGCCCGCCGAGGTGGGCGAACGGCTCTCGTCGGCAGGGTTGGCGCCGTCGGCCTGACGGCCCGGTCGTCGCGTGCGCGGCGGGCCGGCCGACGAGCGGGCTGACCCGCAGCTCGTCGAGCATCCACCGTGGCCGGCCCGGACGACTCCCGCCTCGGGGCCCTCTGCGGTGGCTGGGGGAGGCGCCGTCGAGCTCAGGTCGGACCGGCGGTGATGGTGTCGCGGAGCTCGCTCAGCCAGTCACCGACCGGCCAGATGGAGTCGACCACCCAGGTGGCGCCGGCCTCGGCGTAGTCGGCGTCGGTGGCGCCTTCGGCCCGGGTCGCCACCACATCGAACGGGCCGGACCGGCCCTGCGCCGATCGCTCGGCATCGACCAGTGCCCGCACGGCGGCGATGGCGCGAGGCGGGAGCGGGTTGCCGTCGGTGGCGACCGGGGCCACCCCGTCCCACCGGGCGGCCCGCCGCAGGGGGCGGCGGTTCGGGAACATGCCGGCGATCCAGAACGGCGGTCGGGGCCGCTGCACGGAGGCCGGCCGCAGGTGGGCGTCGACCCGGAAGTGCGCCCCGCGGTGCTCGACCGGCTCGCCCCGCACCAGCAGGTCCACGAGCTCCAGGCCCTCGTCGAGCCGGTCGGCCCGCTCCCGGTCGCCGGTGGGGTCCCCGAAGGCGCCGAACTCGTCGTCGGCCGGGGACCCGAGACCGGCGCCGAACACGGCCCGGCCGGCGCTCAGGTGGTCGAGGGTCACCAGCTCCTTGGCGACCTTCCAGGGCCGGCGCCGGGCCAGTGGGGTGACGAGGGTGCCGAGGCGCACCCGCTTGGTCGCCTGGGCGACGGCGCCCAGCACCACCCAAGGATCGAACACGTCGACGTCGGCCGTGCGGTGGAAGTGGAGGTGATCCCACAGGGCGACCCCGTCCCAGTCGGCGGCCTCGGCCGCGACGGCCAGCTCCACCAGGGCGGCCGGGCTGCCCATGTTGGGGATGCTCACCAGGTGCTGCACCGCCACAGGCTCGCGCGTCGGGGGTTCGGCGGGTGTCGGGCGCGCTGGCGACGTGTGGGGGGTGCCTGGCGCGCGTCGGGTGGGGTTCGGCGGGTGTCGGGCGCGCTGGCGACGTGTGGGGGGTGCCTGGCGCGCGTCGGACCGGGGTGGGACGCGGCGTGGGCCGGGCCGGTGTGACGCGACGGCGCTGGGAGGCCGGGCTGGCGTGCCGTCGGCCTGACGGCGCTGACCGGGTGCCGCATCGGCACGGGCTCGCGCCGATCAGGCCCGGCCCAGGACCCGCTCGACCCTGATCTCCAGGGCCACCCGGTCGGAGCGCTCCTTCGGCGGCTGGTAGCGGGCGGAATAGCCCGCCACGGCGTCGGCCACCGCCGGGTCGCCGACGGGCACCGCTCGCACCGGACCCTCGAGCGACAACCAGCGCCGCCCGTCGACCTGGCACAGCGCCGCCCGCCCGCCCAGGCGGGCGTTGCGGTACTTCTGCGAGCCCTCGAACGTGATCACCCGGGCGACCCCGGAGGCGGCGTCGAACGAGAACCCCACCGGCACCACGTGGGGTGAGCCGTCGGCCCGCATCGTGGTGAGGGTGGCCAGGTGACGCTCGGCGAGGAATGCCAGCGCACCCGCGGGCAGCGCGGTGGGGTCGAGGGCCATGGCCCCATGATGGCGATTGCCCGGCTCCTGCGGGGAGCCGGGCAATCGCCCGAGCGGGCCCGCTACTCGCTGGCGATGGCCTCGAGCACGTCGAGCTTCGATGCCCGGCGCGTGGGGCCGAGCGCGGCGACCACGCCGGCGAGCGCGGCGACCAGCACCACCACGAGCAGCTGGCCGGGTGGCAGCACCAGCTCGGTGAAGCCCTGGTCGGACAGGGCGGTGACGATCGCCCAGCCGAGGAACGCCCCGATCACCAGGCCGAGAGCCGTGCCGATCAGGGCGATGATCACCGACTCCCAGCGCACGGTGGCCCGCAGCTGGCTGCGGGTCATGCCGATGGCCCGCAGCAGGCCCAGCTCCCGGGTGCGCTCGAAGATCGACAGGGCGAGGGTGTTGGCGATGCCGATGAGGGCGATGATCACGGCCAGGCCGAGCAGGGCGTAGATCAGGTTCAGCAGCTGGCTGATCTGCGCGGCCTGGGCCTCCTTGAACTCGGTGGCGTCCTGCAGCTCGGCCGTGGGGTACTCGGCCAGGATCCCGTCGAGCTGGGCCCGGAAGGCGTCCTGATCCGTGCCCGGCGCCGTCTTCACGTACACCTGGAAGTCGAGCCGGTCCTGGAAGTTGGCGTCGTACGTGTCGAGCCCGATGGCGTAGTTTCCGGCGGCCTCGTTGTTCTCGAAGATCGCCCCGATCGTGAGGGGCACCTCGCCGGTGAGCGCGAAGTTGGCGGCGATGGTGTCGCCCACCTGCCAGTCGTTCCTCTCGGCCACGTCCTGGTAGACGGCGATCGAGTTCACCGGCAGGTCCTGCAGCGATCCGGCGATCACCCCGAAGTCGAACAGGGCGTCGGCCACCTCGGTGTCGGCGGCGGACAGGAACTTGGTGTCGCCGTCGACCTGGAAGGCGTTGAAGCGCACCCCCGTCGACGCCGCGGTGTCGGGCAGGGCCGCGATCTCCTGCGCCAGCTCGGGGCTGAAGCCGCCGCCGAAGCCCCGGGCGGCCACCACGTAGTCGGCCCGGAACTGCTCGTCGATCGCCCGCCCGATCGACGCCTGGGCCGACGCTGCGAAGATCGTGATGAAGCCCACGAGGCCCACGCCGATCATGAGGGCCGAGGCGGTGGCCGCGGTGCGCTTGGGGTTGCGGGTGGCGTTCTCGCGCGCCAGCTGGCCGCTGATGCCCCGCAGCTTGGCCAACGGCCAGCCGAGCAGGTGGGCGAGGGGCGTGGCCAGGATCGGTCCGAGGGCCGCGACCCCGAGGAACACGACGGCAGCGCCGACGCCCACGCCGGCGAGGGCGCTGGCGCCGCTGCCGGCGAACAGCCCGACCAGGAGGATGGCGACCCCCATGGCCAGCACCGCGGAACCGAGCACGACCCGGACCCGGGAGCTGCTGCTGGTGTCGACGGCCACGTCGCGCATGGCGGCGACCGGCGGGATCCTCGACGCCCGCCGGGCGGGCACGATGGCCGAGATCACGGTGACGACCAACCCGACGACGATCGACGCGATCACGGTGCGAGCGCTCACCACGATCCCGCCGCTCGGGAGATCGACGCCGATGACGCCCAGCAGGGCCTTCAGGCCGACCGCCACGCCGATGCCCAGCACGATGCCGAGCAGGGCGGCGACGAGGCCGACGACCAGCGCCTCGAGGACGACGGAGCCCAGCACCTGGCGGCGGCTCGCGCCGAGCGCCCGGAGCAGTGCCAGCTCGCGCGTGCGCTGGGCCACGATGATCGAGAACGTGTTGTAGATGATGAAGCAGCCGACGAACAGGGCGATCACCGCGAAGGTGAGCAGGAAGTTGTTGAAGAAGCCGAGTCCTTCCTGCACGGCGTTCTGGCTCTCCTCCACCTGCTCGGCGCCGGTGATCACCTCGAGGTCCTCGCCGCCGAGGGCGGCACGGAGGTTGGCGGCCAGCTCGTCCTGGCTCACCCCCTCCTGGGCGTGGGCGACGACGTCGTCCCACTTGCCGACGGCGCCGGCCACCTCCTGGGCCTGGGTGGGGGTGAACGCGATCACCGAGGCGCCGGCAAGGCTGTTGCTCGACCCGAACCGGGCGATGCCGACGATCTCGTACTCGGCCGGCGGGCCCTGGGTCAGCACGATCGCCCGATCGCCGACCGCGAAGTCGCCGTCCTGGGCGCTGCCCTTGTCGATGAGGATCTCGTCGCTCGCCTCGGGGGCGCGGCCCTCCTCGATGGTGAAGGGGTTGAGCTCGGCGTTGTCGGTCCACGCCACGCCCAGCGAGGGTGCGCCGCCGAGCGAGCCGATGGCGTCGCCCTGCCTGTCGACCAGCTGGGCATAGGTGTTGATGTCGCCCGCGGCGGTGGCCACGCCGTCGACCTGCAGCACGCGGTCGAGGGTGCTCTGGGGGATCCGGGGCCGGTTGCTCCCGAAGTCGGACTCGAACGGCTCCGGCGCCCGCACCACCGCGTCGACGCCCTTGCTGGTCTCGGCGAAGAGCTTGTCGAAGGTCTGTTGCAGCGTGTCGGTCAGCACGAACGTGCCAGCCATGAAGCCCACGCCCAGCATCACGGCCAGAGCGGTGGCGACGAAGCGGAGCTTGTGGGCCGCGAGGCCCTTCAGCGAGGTCTTCAGCATCGGGCCGTCACTCCCCGAAGCGCTTCATCCGGTCGAGCACGCGCTCGGCGGTGGGGTCGGGCATCTCGTCGACGATGCGGCCGTCGGCGAGGAACACCACGCGGTGGGAGTACGACGCGGCCACCGGGTCGTGGGTGACCATCACGATGGTCTGGCCCAGCTCGCGCACGGCCCGGCGCATGAAGTCGAGCATCTCGGCGCCCGAGCGGGAGTCGAGGTTGCCGCTCGGCTCGTCGGCGAAGATGATCTGCGGTTGGCTGGCGAGGGCTCGGGCGACGGCCACGCGCTGCTGCTGGCCGCCCGACAGCTCGCTGGGCCGGTGGTCGAGCCGGTCTCGGAGCCCGACGGTGTCGATCACGTTGTCGATCCACGCCGCGTCCCCCTTGCGCCCCGCCAGGGCCATGGGGAGCGTGATGTTCTCGCGTGCCGTGAGCGTCGGCACCAGGTTGTAGGCCTGGAAGACGAAGCCGACCTTGTCGCGGCGCAGGACCGTCAGCTGCTTCTCGCCGAGGGTGGAGAGGTCCTCGTCGCCGATGAAGACCGAGCCCGACGTGAGGTCGTCGAGGCCGGCCAGGCAGTGCATGAGCGTCGACTTGCCGGAGCCCGAGGGGCCCATGATCGCGGTGAAGCGCCCGGTCTCGAACTCGGCGGTGACCCCGTCGAGGGCCCGCACCTCCGTGTCGCCCCGGCCGTACACCTTCACGGCGTCGACGGCTCGGGCGGCGACGGTGCCCGTGGGGGGAACGCTGTCGATGGTGGTCGTGGACATGGCCCCATCCTCCGATCGGGACGGCCCGTCGGTCGTCCTCCTCGCGGATGATCGTGGCGTGACCTCGGGCACCACGGCCGGCGGGTTGCGGCGGCTCAGGACCGGCCCGGCCGCACCAGCCCGCACTCGTAGGCGAGCACGACGGCCTGCACGCGGTCGCGCAGCCCCAGCTTGGCCAGCACCCGCCCCACGTGGGTCTTCACGGTGGTCTCCCCGAGCACCAGCGCCTCGGCGATCTCGGCGTTGGACAGGCCGCGGGCCAGGTGCCGCAGCACCTCGAGCTCGCGGTCGGTGAGCAGATCCAGCGCCGGCGGTGGCGACGTGGAGGGCAGCGGCTGGCGGGCGAACTCCTCGATCAGCCGGCGGGTGATCGAGGGGGACAGCAGCGAGTCCCCGGCCGCCACGACGCGGATCGCCTCGATCAGGTCGTCGGGCGGCGTGTCCTTCAGCAGGAAGCCGCTGGCACCGGCGCGGAGGGCGGCGAAGACGTCGTCGTCCACCTCGAAGGTGGTGAGCACCAGCACCTTCGGCCGCTCGCCCTCGGGGAGCCGACCGAGCTGGCGCGTGGCCTCGATCCCGTCCATCACCGGCATCCGGACGTCCATCAGCACGACGTCGGGACGAGCCCGGCGGGTGAGGGCCAGCGCCTCCCGGCCGTCGGCGGCCTCGCCGACCACGGTCAGGTCGTCCTCGGCCTCGAGGATCATGCGGAAGCCGGCGCGCACCAGCGCCTGGTCGTCGACGACGAGCACGCGCACGTTCATGCCGGCTGCCGCACGCTCCTGGCCGTCGACCGCGATCCGTCGAGCGGGAAGCGGGCTCGCACCTCGTAGCCACCGCCCACGCGGGGCCCGGCGCGGAGCTCGCCGCCGAAGAGGGCCAGCCGCTCGCACATGCCGACGAGGCCCTGGCCCTGGCCCAGCCCGTCGCCGACGGGCGTCAGCGCCGCCGCCCCGCGGCCGTCGTCGCGGATCGTGACCACCAGGGAGTCGGGCTGGTAGGCCAGCACGACCTCGGCCTCGGCCGGACCGGCGTGCTTGCGGACGTTGGTGAGGCCCTCCTGGACCACCCGGTAGGCCGACAGGTCGATCCCGGCCGGGAGCGGTCGGGGCTCGCCCAGCTGCACCAGGGCCACCTGCTGGCCGGCGGTGCGGCACTCGGCCAGCAGCGCCCCGAGGCGGTCGAGGCCGGGCTGGGGCTCCCTCCTCGCCGCCTCCGGCCGGCCGTCTGACGAGGGGTCGCGCAGCACGCCGAGGAGGCGGCGCATCTCGTCGAGGGCCTGGCGGCCGGTGGCCTCGATGGCCTCCAGGGCTCCGGCCGCCCGGTCGGGATGGCTGGCCAGGGCTCGGCGAGCGCCGGCGGCCTGCACCACGACAACGCTCACGCTGTGGGAGACGATGTCGTGCAGCTCGCGTGCGATCCGGGCCCGCTCCTCGGTCACCGCCTGTCGCGCCGCGGCCTCGCGATCGGCCTCGAGGCGGCGGGCCCGCTCCTCGACCTCGGCCACGTAGGCCCGCCGGGTGCGGAGGCTGTCCCCCAGGACCCAGGCGCCGATGAAGACCGCCAGGTTGCCGATCACCGTGTCCACGGTGACCTCGGGCTGGTCGATCAGCATCCCGGCGAGCAGCACGCTGAGCATCACGGCCACCGACGCGGCGCCGGCGCGCAGGGCCACGGGTCGCTCCGTGTGCGCGGCCACCGAGTACAGGGCGATGAGGCAGCCGAGCGTCCCGGCGGTGCTCGGGTAGTCGAGGACGAGGTGCGCGCTCGTCGCCAGCAGCGTGACCGCCAGCACCAGGCAGGGGCGCCGGCGGCGCCAGGCCAGGGGAAGCGTCTGGAACAGCACCAGCACGACGGCCACGGCGTCGGGCGGGTTGGTGTCGACCGTCGGGAGGGGGTCGACCCACAGCCCCGGCACCGCGATGGCGGCCATCACCGCCGCGAGGAGGCCGTCGGCCGCGAGCGGGTGCTCCCGCAGCCACGCCGGGGACCACCGGCGGTGGGGTCGAGCGCGGGCCGGTCTCCCCGGCGGCGCGGTCGTCGGGGACGGGGCGGCGGCCACGACCCGACGGTACCGGGGGCGGGCGGGGCCCGGCATCCTCCACCTGTGGGACCGGTGTCGTCCGTGGGGTGGACACCCGGGGAGGGCAACCCGGGGAGGGCCGCCGGGTCGCCCGTATGCTGAGGCCGTGCCCTGCCCGTCGTGTGGTCATCCGGCGCCGGAGGGGGCCCGGTTCTGCTCGTCGTGCGGATCCGCGCTGGTCCCGCCCGGCGACGAGCGGCGCGTCGTCACCGTGCTCTTCGCGGATCTGGTCGGCTTCACCGGCCTGGCCGAGACGCGGGATCCCGAGCAGGTGAAGAACCTGGTCGACCACTGCTTCCAGCGGCTCGTGGCCGACGTGACCGCGTTCGGCGGGCAGGTCGACAAGATCGTCGGGGACGCCATCGTGGCCCTGTTCGGTGCGCCGGTCGCGCACGAGGACGACGCCGAGCGGGCCGTCCGGGCGGCGCTGCGGATGCAGGAGACCCTGGCCCGGGAGGCGCCCGGGGCCGGCGCGGCGAGCCTGCGGCTCCGCATCGGGGTGAACACCGGCGAGGTCCTGGTGGGGGCCTTGCGGGCCGGCGGTGCGGTGACGGCCATGGGCGACGTGGTCAACACCGCCAGCCGGCTCCAGGCGGCGGCCGACCCGGGGCGGGTGCTGGTGGGGCCGGCCACGCACGCCGCCACGAGCGGGGTGGTGCGCTACGAGCCGGTCGGCGCCATCCGGGCCAAGGGCCGCGAGGAGCTGGTCGAGGCCTGGCTGGCCGTGGAGGCGCTCGGCCCACCCGGGTGGCGGCCGGTGCGCCGGCGGGCGTCGCTGGTGGGGCGGGCGGCGGAGCTGGCCCTGCTCGGTCGGGCCTTCGATCTGGCCGTGGAGCACGGGCGGGCGCAGCTCGTGCTGCTCATCGGCGAGGCCGGCGTCGGCAAGAGCCGGCTGGCCGACGAGCTGGCGTCGCGGGCGGCGGAGGAGCGGGATGCCCTGGTGCTCGAGGGCCGCTGCGTCCCCTACGGCGAGGCCAACGTGTGGTGGCCGTTGGCCGAGGCGGTGCGCTGCTCGTGCGGGGTGGGCGCCGTGGAGGCGATCGACCGGGTGCGATCGGCCTGCCGCGTGGCGGTCGCGTCCGCGCTCGGGGCCGATGCCGACCCGGCCGAGGTGTCGCGGGTGGTCGACGGCCTGCAGTACCTGCTGGGCGACGAGCAGCTCTTCGGCGACCTCGACCCGGCGCGCCTGCGCGACGAGGTGGCCTGGGCCCTGCAGACCTACCTGGAGGCGCTGACCCGCCGCCGGCCGGTGGTGCTGGTGGTGTCCGACCTCCACTGGGCGGACGATCCCGTGCTGGAGGTGCTGGGACGCCTGCTCGCGCACCTGGGCGGGCGCCCCTTCGTGCTCGCAGGGACGACGCGGGAGCCCCTGGTGGGGCGGTGGTCGCCCCCGGCCGGCCGGCACAACACCCTCGCCCTCCACGTCGATCCCCTCGACCCGGAGGCCGCGGCAGAGCTGCTCGAGGCGCTCCTGGGGGGCGGTGTCCCCGCGGAGGTGCGGGAGGCGGTGGTGGCGCGCAGCGGCGGCAACCCCTTCTTCATCGAGGAGCTGGCGACCCTCTTCGAGGCCGGACGGGTGGGCGGCGGACAGGGGGCCGAGGTCGCGGCGTCCGAGGTGCCCGACACGCTCCGCGGGTTGGTGGCGGCGCGCCTCGACGGCCTCCCGGCCAGCGAGCGGTCGCTGCTCGAGACGGCGGCGGTGGTGGGGCGGACGGGCGCGGTGGAGGCCCTGCAGGTGCTGACCGCCGGCACGGCCGACGTGGCCGCCGGGCTCGACGGGCTGGCCAACGCCGACGTGATGGAGGTGGTCGACGACCGCTGGCGCTTCCGCTCCGACGTGCTGCGCGAGGTCGCGTACGGGCGCCTCACCAAGGCCGACCGCGCCCGCCGGCACGCCGCGGTGGCCGCGCTCCTCGAGGCCGAGCCGGGTGCCGACGACCGGGCCGAGCAGATCGCCCAGCACGCCGCGGCCGCGGCCGAGCTCGCCGCCGAGCTCGGCGGGGTCGACGGCGTGGCCGACGACGCCGCCGGCCGGGCGGTCTCCTGGCTCGAGCGGGCCGCGGTGCGCTCCGAGGGGCGCGAGGGGGCCAGCGTCACGGTCGGCCTGGTCGAGCGGGCGCTCGCGCTGCTCGGTCCCGACGGCGCCGCGCCGCGCCGGCGGCTGCTCCTGGTGCGGGCTCGGGCGCGGGCGGGTGCGCGCGACCTGGTCGGCGCGCGCGCCGACGTGGCCGAGGTGCTGGAGGAGGCCGTCGCCGTCTCCGACGCCGAGAACGAGGCCCGGGCCGTCACCCAGCTGGGTGACCTGCTCACCAAGGAGGGCGAGAACGACCGGGCGGTCGACGTCCTCGCGCGAGCCGTCGCGCTGTGGCGCGCCGTCGGTGACCAGCGGGGCGAGGCGGAGGCCCTGCGCCTGCGCGGGTTCGCCGACCTCTTCCGCGAGCGGCAGGCTCCGGCCGAGCAGGCCTTCGCCGAGGCGCTGGCGCTGAGCCGGCAGGTGGGCGACCGCCGGGGCGAGGCGTGGGCCATGCAGAACCTGGCGTGGATCTCGTTCGAGCGGGGCAACACCATCGAGGCCGACCGGCGGCTCCACGAGGCGGCCACGGTGTTCGCCGAGATCGGCGACCACGGTGGGATCGGCTGGGCGCTGGGCCTGCTCGGTTGGGTGCGCCTGCAGCAGGGCCGGTTCGAGGAGGCCGAGCAGCTGGCCCGCCTGGTGCGGCCCAAGGCCGGGGCCCGGGGCGACCGGTGGGGCGAGGGGATGATGATCATCCTGCTCGCCCTGGTCCACCTGTGGCAGGGCCGGGCAGGCGCCGCCCTCGACGAGGGGCGGGCGGCGACGCAGCTCTTCGCCGAGATCGACGACCGCTGGGGTCGCATGCAGGCCACGGCGGTGGAAGCGCGGGCGCTGCTCGCGCTCGGGCGCACGGCCGAGGGCCGGCGCACCCTCGAGCGGCTCCGCAGCCTGGTGAGCGGCAACACGCTGGAGCGCTTCGGCCTGGTCGTCGTGGCCCAGGCGTCGGTGCAGGCCGGGCTGGCCGGGCCGGCCCTGGCGGCCCTCGACGGCCGCGAGACGCAGGCCGAGGGGCTCGGCGGGATGGAGGCGCTCACGGCCGCGGGGGTGGCACACCTGCAGCTGGGCCGGATCGACGAGGCCGTCGCCGCCCTCGAGCACGCCCGGGACCTGGCCGCCGGTCGCCCCGACGTGGCGGCCATGGCCGCCCTGGCGCTGGCCTACGTGGGTCTGGGCCGCCTCGACGAGGCCGCCGCCCTGGCCGCGGCGGTCGAGACCGACGAGCGGGCGACGTACCTCGACCGTGTGGGCGCCCGCGTGGCGCTGGGACTGGGCAGCACCAGGGCTGGCCGCCCGGCCGAGGCGCTGGCGTGCTTCTCCCTGGCTCGGGCCGAGGCCGACGCCACCGAGGACCGCCTGGCCCAGGCCCTCGTGCGCCTGGCCGAGGCCGAAGCCCTCGAGGCGCAGGGCTCGCCCCTCGCGCCCGGGGCGCTGGCCGAGTCGGGCGCGCTGCTCGAGCGGCTCGGCCTCGGGACGACCGGGTGGCGGACGGCGTTCCGCCTGGCGGCCGGCGGTGGGACCTGACCGCCGAGCCCGCCCGGTCGAGCGGATCAGCCGAGCTTGAGGAAGAGGCGCTCGATCTCGGCGACGTCGTAGCCGGACTCGGCCGCCCGGTCGGGCTGCTGCAGGCAGGTGGTGAGGCCCGATGCCAGGATGCGGAAGCCGGCCTGCTGCAGCGCTCGCGTCGCCGCGGTGAGCTGGGTGAGCACGTCTCGGCAGTCCGCGCCCTCGTCGAGCATGCGGGAGACGGCGCGCACCTGGCCCTCGGCCCGGTGCAGGCGCCTGGTCACGTCGCGCAGGGTGTCGTCGGGCAGCTGCACGGGCCCATCATACCCCCCCCCTGTATCGACCGAGGGGGCCCGGTGGGTAGCGTGCGCG
Coding sequences within it:
- a CDS encoding tetratricopeptide repeat protein; protein product: MPCPSCGHPAPEGARFCSSCGSALVPPGDERRVVTVLFADLVGFTGLAETRDPEQVKNLVDHCFQRLVADVTAFGGQVDKIVGDAIVALFGAPVAHEDDAERAVRAALRMQETLAREAPGAGAASLRLRIGVNTGEVLVGALRAGGAVTAMGDVVNTASRLQAAADPGRVLVGPATHAATSGVVRYEPVGAIRAKGREELVEAWLAVEALGPPGWRPVRRRASLVGRAAELALLGRAFDLAVEHGRAQLVLLIGEAGVGKSRLADELASRAAEERDALVLEGRCVPYGEANVWWPLAEAVRCSCGVGAVEAIDRVRSACRVAVASALGADADPAEVSRVVDGLQYLLGDEQLFGDLDPARLRDEVAWALQTYLEALTRRRPVVLVVSDLHWADDPVLEVLGRLLAHLGGRPFVLAGTTREPLVGRWSPPAGRHNTLALHVDPLDPEAAAELLEALLGGGVPAEVREAVVARSGGNPFFIEELATLFEAGRVGGGQGAEVAASEVPDTLRGLVAARLDGLPASERSLLETAAVVGRTGAVEALQVLTAGTADVAAGLDGLANADVMEVVDDRWRFRSDVLREVAYGRLTKADRARRHAAVAALLEAEPGADDRAEQIAQHAAAAAELAAELGGVDGVADDAAGRAVSWLERAAVRSEGREGASVTVGLVERALALLGPDGAAPRRRLLLVRARARAGARDLVGARADVAEVLEEAVAVSDAENEARAVTQLGDLLTKEGENDRAVDVLARAVALWRAVGDQRGEAEALRLRGFADLFRERQAPAEQAFAEALALSRQVGDRRGEAWAMQNLAWISFERGNTIEADRRLHEAATVFAEIGDHGGIGWALGLLGWVRLQQGRFEEAEQLARLVRPKAGARGDRWGEGMMIILLALVHLWQGRAGAALDEGRAATQLFAEIDDRWGRMQATAVEARALLALGRTAEGRRTLERLRSLVSGNTLERFGLVVVAQASVQAGLAGPALAALDGRETQAEGLGGMEALTAAGVAHLQLGRIDEAVAALEHARDLAAGRPDVAAMAALALAYVGLGRLDEAAALAAAVETDERATYLDRVGARVALGLGSTRAGRPAEALACFSLARAEADATEDRLAQALVRLAEAEALEAQGSPLAPGALAESGALLERLGLGTTGWRTAFRLAAGGGT
- a CDS encoding TIGR03618 family F420-dependent PPOX class oxidoreductase — its product is MALDPTALPAGALAFLAERHLATLTTMRADGSPHVVPVGFSFDAASGVARVITFEGSQKYRNARLGGRAALCQVDGRRWLSLEGPVRAVPVGDPAVADAVAGYSARYQPPKERSDRVALEIRVERVLGRA
- a CDS encoding LLM class flavin-dependent oxidoreductase, translated to MGSPAALVELAVAAEAADWDGVALWDHLHFHRTADVDVFDPWVVLGAVAQATKRVRLGTLVTPLARRRPWKVAKELVTLDHLSAGRAVFGAGLGSPADDEFGAFGDPTGDRERADRLDEGLELVDLLVRGEPVEHRGAHFRVDAHLRPASVQRPRPPFWIAGMFPNRRPLRRAARWDGVAPVATDGNPLPPRAIAAVRALVDAERSAQGRSGPFDVVATRAEGATDADYAEAGATWVVDSIWPVGDWLSELRDTITAGPT
- a CDS encoding sensor histidine kinase, producing the protein MAAAPSPTTAPPGRPARARPHRRWSPAWLREHPLAADGLLAAVMAAIAVPGLWVDPLPTVDTNPPDAVAVVLVLFQTLPLAWRRRRPCLVLAVTLLATSAHLVLDYPSTAGTLGCLIALYSVAAHTERPVALRAGAASVAVMLSVLLAGMLIDQPEVTVDTVIGNLAVFIGAWVLGDSLRTRRAYVAEVEERARRLEADREAAARQAVTEERARIARELHDIVSHSVSVVVVQAAGARRALASHPDRAAGALEAIEATGRQALDEMRRLLGVLRDPSSDGRPEAARREPQPGLDRLGALLAECRTAGQQVALVQLGEPRPLPAGIDLSAYRVVQEGLTNVRKHAGPAEAEVVLAYQPDSLVVTIRDDGRGAAALTPVGDGLGQGQGLVGMCERLALFGGELRAGPRVGGGYEVRARFPLDGSRSTARSVRQPA
- a CDS encoding response regulator transcription factor; protein product: MNVRVLVVDDQALVRAGFRMILEAEDDLTVVGEAADGREALALTRRARPDVVLMDVRMPVMDGIEATRQLGRLPEGERPKVLVLTTFEVDDDVFAALRAGASGFLLKDTPPDDLIEAIRVVAAGDSLLSPSITRRLIEEFARQPLPSTSPPPALDLLTDRELEVLRHLARGLSNAEIAEALVLGETTVKTHVGRVLAKLGLRDRVQAVVLAYECGLVRPGRS
- a CDS encoding FtsX-like permease family protein, translated to MLKTSLKGLAAHKLRFVATALAVMLGVGFMAGTFVLTDTLQQTFDKLFAETSKGVDAVVRAPEPFESDFGSNRPRIPQSTLDRVLQVDGVATAAGDINTYAQLVDRQGDAIGSLGGAPSLGVAWTDNAELNPFTIEEGRAPEASDEILIDKGSAQDGDFAVGDRAIVLTQGPPAEYEIVGIARFGSSNSLAGASVIAFTPTQAQEVAGAVGKWDDVVAHAQEGVSQDELAANLRAALGGEDLEVITGAEQVEESQNAVQEGLGFFNNFLLTFAVIALFVGCFIIYNTFSIIVAQRTRELALLRALGASRRQVLGSVVLEALVVGLVAALLGIVLGIGVAVGLKALLGVIGVDLPSGGIVVSARTVIASIVVGLVVTVISAIVPARRASRIPPVAAMRDVAVDTSSSSRVRVVLGSAVLAMGVAILLVGLFAGSGASALAGVGVGAAVVFLGVAALGPILATPLAHLLGWPLAKLRGISGQLARENATRNPKRTAATASALMIGVGLVGFITIFAASAQASIGRAIDEQFRADYVVAARGFGGGFSPELAQEIAALPDTAASTGVRFNAFQVDGDTKFLSAADTEVADALFDFGVIAGSLQDLPVNSIAVYQDVAERNDWQVGDTIAANFALTGEVPLTIGAIFENNEAAGNYAIGLDTYDANFQDRLDFQVYVKTAPGTDQDAFRAQLDGILAEYPTAELQDATEFKEAQAAQISQLLNLIYALLGLAVIIALIGIANTLALSIFERTRELGLLRAIGMTRSQLRATVRWESVIIALIGTALGLVIGAFLGWAIVTALSDQGFTELVLPPGQLLVVVLVAALAGVVAALGPTRRASKLDVLEAIASE
- a CDS encoding ABC transporter ATP-binding protein; amino-acid sequence: MSTTTIDSVPPTGTVAARAVDAVKVYGRGDTEVRALDGVTAEFETGRFTAIMGPSGSGKSTLMHCLAGLDDLTSGSVFIGDEDLSTLGEKQLTVLRRDKVGFVFQAYNLVPTLTARENITLPMALAGRKGDAAWIDNVIDTVGLRDRLDHRPSELSGGQQQRVAVARALASQPQIIFADEPSGNLDSRSGAEMLDFMRRAVRELGQTIVMVTHDPVAASYSHRVVFLADGRIVDEMPDPTAERVLDRMKRFGE
- a CDS encoding metal-sensitive transcriptional regulator produces the protein MQLPDDTLRDVTRRLHRAEGQVRAVSRMLDEGADCRDVLTQLTAATRALQQAGFRILASGLTTCLQQPDRAAESGYDVAEIERLFLKLG